In Hoplias malabaricus isolate fHopMal1 chromosome 6, fHopMal1.hap1, whole genome shotgun sequence, a single window of DNA contains:
- the vamp1a gene encoding vesicle associated membrane protein 1a isoform X1, whose product MSAPAPDAAASPGAPGAPEGEGGPPATAQNLTSNRRLQQTQAQVDEVVDMMRVNVDKVLKRDEKLSELDDRADALQAGASQFESSAAKLKNKYWWKNCKMMIMMGVIGVILMGIVFRHKVFCLRKQTLFVISIMPCPQFKLSPLPKMMPSSEPKFV is encoded by the exons AT GTCAGCCCCTGCTCCAGATGCTGCTGCAAGCCCAGGTGCCCCTGGAGCTCCAGAGGGTGAAGGCGGACCACCAGCTACTGCCCAAAACCTCACCAGCAATCGTCGTCTCCAGCAGACACAAGCCCAAGTTGATGAA GTGGTGGATATGATGCGTGTGAATGTGGACAAGGTTCTGAAGAGAGATGAGAAGCTGTCGGAACTGGATGATCGAGCTGATGCTCTGCAGGCTGGAGCCTCGCAGTTTGAGAGCAGTGCTGCCAAATTGAAAAACAAATACTGGTGGAAGAACTGCAAG ATGATGATCATGATGGGAGTTATTGGGGTCATCCTGATGGGCATTGTTTTCA GACATAAGGTATTCTGCctaagaaagcagacgcttttTGTGATTTCCATCATGCCTTGTCCCCAGTTTAAACTCAGTCCTCTTCCTAAGATGATGCCTTCATCTGAACCCAAGTTCGTGTAG
- the vamp1a gene encoding vesicle associated membrane protein 1a isoform X3 — MSAPAPDAAASPGAPGAPEGEGGPPATAQNLTSNRRLQQTQAQVDEVVDMMRVNVDKVLKRDEKLSELDDRADALQAGASQFESSAAKLKNKYWWKNCKMMIMMGVIGVILMGIVFMYFYY; from the exons AT GTCAGCCCCTGCTCCAGATGCTGCTGCAAGCCCAGGTGCCCCTGGAGCTCCAGAGGGTGAAGGCGGACCACCAGCTACTGCCCAAAACCTCACCAGCAATCGTCGTCTCCAGCAGACACAAGCCCAAGTTGATGAA GTGGTGGATATGATGCGTGTGAATGTGGACAAGGTTCTGAAGAGAGATGAGAAGCTGTCGGAACTGGATGATCGAGCTGATGCTCTGCAGGCTGGAGCCTCGCAGTTTGAGAGCAGTGCTGCCAAATTGAAAAACAAATACTGGTGGAAGAACTGCAAG ATGATGATCATGATGGGAGTTATTGGGGTCATCCTGATGGGCATTGTTTTCA TGTATTTCTACTACTGA
- the vamp1a gene encoding vesicle associated membrane protein 1a isoform X2, whose amino-acid sequence MSAPAPDAAASPGAPGAPEGEGGPPATAQNLTSNRRLQQTQAQVDEVVDMMRVNVDKVLKRDEKLSELDDRADALQAGASQFESSAAKLKNKYWWKNCKMMIMMGVIGVILMGIVFTFLTMAL is encoded by the exons AT GTCAGCCCCTGCTCCAGATGCTGCTGCAAGCCCAGGTGCCCCTGGAGCTCCAGAGGGTGAAGGCGGACCACCAGCTACTGCCCAAAACCTCACCAGCAATCGTCGTCTCCAGCAGACACAAGCCCAAGTTGATGAA GTGGTGGATATGATGCGTGTGAATGTGGACAAGGTTCTGAAGAGAGATGAGAAGCTGTCGGAACTGGATGATCGAGCTGATGCTCTGCAGGCTGGAGCCTCGCAGTTTGAGAGCAGTGCTGCCAAATTGAAAAACAAATACTGGTGGAAGAACTGCAAG ATGATGATCATGATGGGAGTTATTGGGGTCATCCTGATGGGCATTGTTTTCA